The Arachis ipaensis cultivar K30076 chromosome B07, Araip1.1, whole genome shotgun sequence genome includes a window with the following:
- the LOC107608940 gene encoding 60S ribosomal protein L35a-1, whose product MVKGRQGERVRLYVRGSILGYKRSKSNQYPNTSLIQIEGVNTKEEVAWYAGKRMAYIYKAKVKKNGSHYRCIWGKVTRPHGNSGIVRAKFKSNLPPKSMGARVRVFMYPSNI is encoded by the exons ATGGTGAAAGGTCGCCAAGGAGAGCGTGTCAG ACTTTATGTCAGGGGTTCAATCCTTGGATACAAGAG GTCCAAGTCAAACCAATATCCAAACACCTCTCTTATCCAGATTGAGGGAGTAAACACCAAGGAAGAGGTTGCATGGTATGCTGGGAAGCGCATGGCATACATATACAAagccaaggtaaagaagaatggATCCCACTATCGCTGCATTTGGGGTAAGGTTACCAGGCCTCATGGTAACAGTGGTATTGTCCGTGCTAAGTTCAAGTCAAACCTGCCACCAAAATCAATG GGAGCAAGGGTCAGAGTCTTCATGTATCCAAGCAATATATGA
- the LOC107606614 gene encoding uncharacterized protein LOC107606614, with protein MGKSWKDTRLRLYDDYYEPTLSTEENIENRPPGIDRDHWRWYLDYRAKPETKEKCRKNAINQSKQLYTHTGDSKSLARRREEESEQEGRIVGRGELWIKVYKRRDGSYINDEAREIGERLLEIEQQDESSKVLFQNDSIAQVFGREKLGRVRGVGFGPTPSQLFGTNLQPSVNRVQVEETQRKLNELQTELEAEKLKMKAMEDEAAADKKRIKVMESALIYLFQRQGEELPPEIAAGMLSME; from the exons atGGGGAAGTCTTGGAAAGATACAAGGCTGAGGTTGTATGATGATTACTACGAGCCAACATTGTCGACTGAAGAAAATATTGAGAACCGTCCGCCGGGAATTGATCGAGATCACTGGAGATGGTACCTTGATTATCGTGCCAAACCTGAGACGAAG GAGAAGTGTAGGAAAAATGCGATAAATCAATCAAAACAGTTGTATACCCACACTGGCGATTCGAAAAGCCTGGCTCGGCGGAGGGAAGAAGAG TCAGAACAAGAAGGAAGGATAGTCGGTAGAGGGGAGTTATGGATCAAGGTTTACAAAAGAAGGGATGGCTCTTATATTAATGATGAGGCAAGAGAAATTGGT GAAAGACTTCTGGAGATTGAGCAACAGGATGAGTCATCTAAAGTGTTGTTCCAAAATGATTCCATTGCTCAGGTTTTCGGAAGAGAGAAACTGGGTAGAGTGCGTGGAGTGGGTTTTGGACCGACTCCTAGTCAACTCTTTGGTACAAATTTGCAACCATCAGTAAATAGAGTACAAGTAGAGGAGACGCAAAGGAAGCTGAATGAACTACAGACAGAACTGGAAGCTGAGAAGTTGAAAATGAAAGCGATGGAAGATGAAGCAGCAGCAGACAAGAAAAGGATAAAGGTAATGGAGAGTGCtttgatttatctttttcaacggCAGGGTGAGGAGCTGCCACCAGAGATTGCTGCAGGGATGCTTTCAATGGAATGA
- the LOC110264982 gene encoding uric acid degradation bifunctional protein TTL-like, whose translation MIDASHFSSLEVATSFARQLWFKESRIQSWLDAFSGHSHLYRAIRYAPASMMRKLFHWDRKYRAKFGFEFITNTETWESQKILDDVKVRYENTLVVELDIAAREEFKLIEHGLERLWEWLSRSQIQEASEETGEVVPDSVEKEAVVSSESSEEADSAGQKASMLSYDLNKMLDENEYPYSGMSPNKKNAWHLAMWATRYLNP comes from the exons ATGATAGATGCGTCTCATTTCTCTTCGTTGGAGGTCGCAACCTCATTTGCAAGGCAGTTGTGGTTCAAAGAGTCCCGTATACAATCATGGTTGGATGCCTTCTCTGGACACAGTCACCTCTATCGAGCCATTCGTTATGCCCCGGCTTCAATGATGAGG AAATTGTTTCATTGGGATCGAAAGTACCGGGCCAAATTTGGGTTTGAGTTTATAACAAATACGGAAACGTGGGAGTCACAGAAAATACTTGACGATGTGAAG GTACGCTATGAAAATACTCTTGTTGTTGAACTGGATATTGCAGCACGAGAGGAATTCAAACTCATAGAACATGGACTTGAACGACTATGGGAAT GGTTATCTCGATCCCAGATTCAGGAGGCATCCGAAGAAACGGGGGAGGTGGTACCGGATTCAGTGGAGAAAGAGGCCGTTGTCTCCTCCGAAAGCTCTGAAGAGGCTGATTCTGCTGGACAAAAGGCCTCGATGCTGTCATATGACCTTAATAAAATGCTGGACGAGAATGAATATCCATATAGTGGAATGTCTCCTAATAAGAAGAATGCATGGCACCTAGCTATGTGGGCGACACGATACCTGAACCCTTGA
- the LOC110264983 gene encoding uncharacterized protein LOC110264983, translating to MSSKTSVNMLWHKRGTNYDGFLRHPRDGEGWKAFDMRYTDFSGDPRSVRLALASDGFNPYGNLSSKYSIWPVILILYNLPPWICMKQTNFILSTIIPGPKMPGNDIDVYLQPLINELKQLWAGVDTYNASEKKTFKMCTALMWTISNFPGLGNLSGWNTYGGRACPTCNLDAETMRLTFSQKWCYMGHWRFLNRDHRYRQDRIRFNGKVEDRSPPTKLTDSDVLRQLEGVPVSQGKVQAMGSKRRGGQQTVVQDESPWKKRSVFFDLPYWENNELCHNLDVMHIEKNVCDNIVFTMLNESGKSKDHLKACKDLQLMGIRHDMWPLEGEKYPAAVFTMSNSQKDVFLRTIKNVVFSDGYSSNISRCVDLKQRKLFGLKSHDCHVLMEHLLPIASKHVFPTPVSTVLADLSAFFGLICSKSIDPQQLPLLQDRVVHTLYDMEMIFPPSFFTVMVHLTVHLVEEIHLGGLVHYRWMYPIERYLCHLKQYVRNRAQPEGSIAEGYLSEEILTFCSRYLDNVETRINRPTRVDDRPSDAPPSEIANMFLEVGKAVGAASFFTLKPTEKLQAHRHVLVTFGSTNHSNELQWLACSPIAQAKRYHVYNVNGFKFRTMSREEGMKTQNSRIYVTSNTRSYASKRDANVAVGGVSYYGRLVDIIKLNYNGQFNVVLFKCLWADTTSGRGIRQDVFGHTCVNFATPIHTGDREDDEPYILASEAHLVFYVEDEVESGWSVVVRVKPRELFDMGEDYEHCEVDLHPQSCMTSLPEFDVEGLRLTRDGDLEESITDGVEDCDEAADS from the exons ATGTCCAGCAAGACATCTGTGAACATGTTGTGGCACAAGAGAGGCACCAACTATGACGGTTTCTTGAGGCATCCCAGAGACGGCGAGGGTTGGAAAGCATTTGACATGAGATATACTGACTTTTCTGGCGATCCGCGCAGTGTTCGCTTAGCCTTGGCCAGTGATGGCTTCAATCCTTATGGAAACCTCAGTTCAAAGTACTCAATATGGCCAGTGATTCTTATTCTATACAACTTACCCCCATGGATTTGCATGAAACAAACCAACTTTATACTCTCTACGATCATTCCCGGTCCTAAAATGCCTGGCAATGACATAGATGTATACCTACAACCCCTAATCAATGAGTTGAAGCAGTTGTGGGCCGGTGTTGATACCTACAACGCCAGTGAGAAGAAAACATTCAAGATGTGTACTGCGTTGATGTGGACTATCAGCAATTTTCCTGGCTTGGGCAATTTATCTGGTTGGAATACATACGGCGGGAGAGCCTGCCCCACGTGTAATTTGGATGCCGAGACTATGCGACTCACCTTCAGTCAAAAATGGTGTTATATGGGTCATTGGCGCTTCTTGAATCGCGATCACAGATATAGACAAGACCGGATTAGATTTAATGGTAAAGTAGAGgatagatccccacctaccaaatTGACTGACAGTGATGTCCTGAGACAATTGGAGGGTGTGCCCGTCTCACAGGGCAAGGTGCAAGCGATGGGCAGTAAAAGAAGAGGTGGCCAGCAGACTGTGGTGCAAGACGAGTCACCCTGGAAGAAGAGGAGTGTATTCTTTGATCTGCCATACTGGGAGAACAACGAATTATGTCACAACCTTGACgtcatgcacatagagaagaatgtgTGCGATAACATTGTATTTACCATGTTGAACGAGAGCGGTAAATCCAAAGACCACCTGAAAGCTTGTAAAGATCTCCAGTTGATGGGAATCAGGCATGATATGTGGCCACTTGAAGGTGAAAAGTATCCCGCTGCAGTCTTTACCATGTCGAACTCACAGAAGGATGTCTTTCTTAGGACCATCAAGAATGTGGTCTTTTCAGACGGGTACTCTAGCAACATCTCTCGCTGTGTTGACTTAAAACAGCGTAAGTTATTTGGTTTGAAGAGTCATGACTGCCATGTTCTAATGGAACATCTATTACCAATTGCGTCAAAACACGTATTTCCCACCCCAGTGTCCACTGTCTTGGCTGATTTATCAGCCTTTTTCGGACTAATATGCAGTAAATCCATAGATCCTCAACAACTTCCTCTCCTTCAGGATCGTGTGGTCCATACTCTGTACGACATGGAGATGATATTTCCACCTTCCTTCTTCACAGTCATGGTTCATCTAACGGTGCATTTGGTCGAGGAGATACATCTTGGTGGCCTAGTGCACTACCGGTGGATGTACCCAATCGAGAG GTACCTATGTCATCTCAAGCAGTACGTGCGTAACAGGGCACAACCGGAAGGATCGATAGCAGAGGGCTACCTATCCGAGGAGATTCTCACATTCTGTTCAAGATACCTAGATAACGTCGAGACTAGGATCAACCGACCGACGCGCGTTGACGACCGGCCGAGCGATGCTCCGCCGAGCGAGATTGCCAACATGTTCCTAGAGGTTGGAAAGGCGGTCGGGGCAGCTTCATTTTTCACACTAAAACCAACTGAAAAGCTTCAAGCACATCGTCATGTACTG GTCACATTTGGAAGCACCAATCATTCGAACGAGTTGCAGTGGCTCGCCTGCAGTCCGATTGCTCAGGCCAAACGCTATCATGTGTACAACGTCAACGGATTTAAATTTAGGACCATGTCGAGGGAGGAAGGAATGAAAACACAGAATAGTAGAATTTATGTCACTTCGAATACTAGAAGTTATGCAAGTAAACGGGATGCCAATGTTGCTGTTGGTGGTGTCTCGTATTACGGGAGATTAGTAGACATCATTAAGCTAAATTACAATGGTCAATTCAATGTAGTCTTGTTCAAGTGTCTTTGGGCAGATACCACGTCGGGGAGAGGCATCCGACAGGATGTTTTCGGCCACACCTGTGTCAATTTTGCCACACCAATTCACACCGGTGATCGAGAAGACGATGAGCCGTACATCTTGGCATCTGAGGCGCATCTTGTGTTCTACGTGGAGGATGAGGTGGAGAGCGGATGGAGTGTAGTAGTCCGTGTGAAACCAAGAGAGTTGTTTGATATGGGCGAAGACTATGAACATTGTGAGGTCGACCTTCATCCACAGTCCTGTATGACTAGCTTGCCTGAATTTGATGTCGAAGGCCTGCGGTTGACAAGAGACGGAGATTTAGAGGAGTCCATTACCGACGGGGTTGAAGATTGTGATGAGGCAGCCGATTCCTAA